The Brasilonema sennae CENA114 genome includes a region encoding these proteins:
- a CDS encoding SPOR domain-containing protein gives MAFIKLSQPSLILRLLLGGWLVFLSQSNLAYAQVNPSEVFIAQRSVYDGVPPAPSNELPAVPFGSQGYTVPEVNTSPQRSVEFEAPSYGSNRASVPYKVYISENDYGLRRGTRLIPRNAFRQRFGRRSVIQVGAFRTREGARSLARQLESDGVYSARVVSSNQVVYNEQNGRNEPDVPYNSGRGDYRDDYGRGDSGRRSSYYYVVFPANSKELPYYRNEIRSYLGRNVYPGSNVYVIPRLEPRGPHIAIGPFVKRWEAEEWNSYLRKDSRFGNARVYYGR, from the coding sequence ATGGCATTTATTAAATTGAGCCAACCATCTTTGATTTTGCGTTTGCTCTTAGGAGGATGGTTAGTTTTTTTATCTCAATCTAACCTAGCATATGCCCAAGTCAATCCTAGCGAAGTTTTCATCGCACAGCGATCAGTGTATGATGGTGTTCCGCCTGCACCTTCAAACGAACTACCAGCAGTACCGTTCGGTTCACAAGGTTATACAGTTCCTGAGGTGAATACATCGCCCCAACGTTCTGTTGAATTTGAAGCACCTTCTTATGGATCTAACCGTGCTTCTGTTCCCTACAAGGTGTATATTAGTGAAAATGATTATGGACTCCGGCGAGGAACACGTCTGATTCCAAGAAATGCTTTTAGACAGCGGTTTGGAAGACGTTCCGTCATTCAAGTAGGTGCTTTCAGGACAAGAGAAGGAGCGAGAAGCCTAGCCAGACAACTGGAATCTGACGGCGTATATTCTGCAAGAGTTGTTTCTAGCAATCAAGTTGTCTATAACGAACAGAACGGACGGAATGAACCCGACGTTCCCTATAATTCTGGCAGAGGCGATTATAGAGATGATTATGGTAGAGGTGACTCTGGTAGACGATCTAGTTACTACTATGTCGTTTTTCCTGCAAACTCGAAAGAGTTACCCTACTATAGAAACGAGATTAGAAGCTACCTAGGACGAAATGTTTACCCAGGTTCAAATGTATACGTCATCCCCAGACTTGAACCGCGAGGACCACATATAGCAATTGGACCTTTTGTCAAGCGTTGGGAGGCAGAAGAATGGAATAGCTATCTGCGCAAGGATTCAAGATTTGGTAATGCTAGGGTTTACTACGGTAGATGA
- a CDS encoding effector-associated domain EAD1-containing protein, translating to MTINLKKSSQKELIEAILNAYPDEGDLKMLLDLELDMNLEEIKEGKNYKQIVYNLINKAEREGFLKQFIEAAHSEKPENQKLKAIKEKLFSSIFDHIDDSLYRSQISNEQWNNLCLILSEIKLSLLGRVCRITLENFTKTQDVLGNYPELADLESLGVLKTILLNKCPRNDKGIPSIVEFAERLSKEKEVGESHQNKLNQWVGKIAQELNLTLPTYFEDQSSATLQSYLLITVSPSPKSAKKFYLEAELIRDYLPNDAKGKLIKIDLNQESVKLECSFEEIAENIHQFISIAKTEHLKQYKHYLTVEIFLPLQLLGKSLDLEEISIGFNRRKPIGNEYKFLVRSLDRFISNYGEYSNRLSLRWEQLTKWVKTRLSQTDLQNKIYHISQVDDCNWDEIQAELEIKEKLGVKMTCCFPESDLDKEELFIAVLRGGVPIALWTRTAHIPNIEKEFDELLNIECFQGDFSDLIESVWKLRKKAHARRDKENYLGYHLGFLCDNPNRVPFHLQNQSLIETGM from the coding sequence ATGACGATAAATTTAAAGAAATCTTCACAGAAAGAATTAATAGAAGCTATTCTTAACGCTTATCCCGATGAAGGAGATCTAAAGATGCTCCTTGATTTGGAACTAGATATGAATCTAGAGGAAATCAAGGAGGGTAAAAATTATAAACAAATTGTCTATAACTTGATTAATAAAGCAGAAAGAGAAGGTTTTTTAAAACAATTCATTGAGGCTGCTCATTCAGAAAAACCTGAAAATCAGAAATTAAAAGCTATTAAAGAGAAATTATTTTCATCTATTTTTGACCATATTGATGACTCATTATATAGAAGTCAAATTTCAAACGAACAATGGAATAATTTATGTCTCATACTGTCTGAAATTAAGTTGAGTTTACTTGGTCGAGTCTGTCGTATAACTCTAGAAAATTTTACCAAAACTCAAGATGTATTAGGTAATTATCCAGAATTAGCAGATCTGGAAAGTTTAGGTGTATTAAAGACTATACTCTTAAACAAATGTCCTCGGAATGATAAAGGTATACCAAGTATTGTTGAATTTGCTGAACGTCTGTCGAAGGAAAAGGAAGTTGGAGAATCTCACCAAAATAAATTAAATCAGTGGGTGGGAAAGATAGCCCAGGAACTGAATCTCACTTTGCCAACTTATTTTGAGGATCAATCATCTGCTACTCTTCAATCTTATCTGCTGATTACAGTTTCTCCTAGTCCGAAAAGTGCTAAAAAGTTCTATCTGGAAGCTGAATTGATTCGGGATTATCTACCGAATGATGCTAAAGGAAAACTTATAAAAATTGATTTAAATCAGGAATCAGTAAAATTAGAGTGTTCTTTTGAAGAAATCGCAGAGAATATTCATCAATTTATAAGTATTGCTAAAACTGAACACCTCAAACAATACAAACATTATTTAACTGTAGAGATCTTTTTACCTTTACAACTTTTAGGTAAAAGTCTAGACTTAGAAGAAATATCGATTGGCTTCAACCGCAGAAAACCAATAGGGAATGAATACAAATTTTTGGTACGTTCTCTTGACCGCTTTATCAGTAATTATGGCGAATATAGCAATCGACTCTCTTTAAGATGGGAACAGTTAACAAAGTGGGTTAAAACAAGACTTTCACAGACAGACTTACAAAATAAAATTTATCATATCTCTCAAGTCGATGACTGCAATTGGGATGAAATACAAGCTGAGTTGGAAATCAAAGAAAAGCTAGGAGTCAAGATGACTTGCTGTTTTCCTGAATCTGATTTAGATAAAGAGGAGTTGTTTATTGCTGTTTTAAGAGGAGGAGTCCCAATAGCTTTATGGACAAGAACGGCTCATATTCCTAATATAGAGAAAGAATTTGACGAGCTATTAAATATTGAATGTTTTCAAGGAGATTTCAGTGACTTAATTGAATCAGTATGGAAACTCCGTAAAAAAGCTCATGCGAGAAGAGACAAAGAAAATTATTTAGGCTATCATCTGGGATTTTTATGTGATAATCCTAATCGAGTACCTTTTCATCTGCAAAATCAATCGCTTATCGAAACAGGTATGTAG
- a CDS encoding helix-turn-helix domain-containing protein, translating to MSYVLDYIEHNPQEVQRLVGLKYEQLEQLMKQAMALHTQKQQESEAKKVRIINKGGGRKVKLSTEQQILLTLIYLRHLTTFQLLGIQFGVSESTANDTFNYWFPLLQEILPSSLLEQVKKTRVTIR from the coding sequence ATGAGTTACGTACTAGATTACATTGAACACAACCCTCAAGAAGTACAGCGATTGGTTGGTCTGAAATACGAGCAGCTAGAGCAACTAATGAAGCAGGCGATGGCCTTACATACCCAAAAGCAGCAGGAGAGCGAAGCAAAGAAAGTTAGAATCATCAATAAAGGGGGTGGTCGTAAGGTAAAGCTATCCACAGAACAGCAAATTCTGTTAACCCTGATATATTTGCGACATTTGACAACATTTCAATTGCTAGGTATCCAGTTTGGAGTGAGTGAATCAACAGCAAATGATACATTTAACTATTGGTTTCCACTCCTACAAGAAATCTTGCCATCAAGCTTACTTGAACAGGTAAAAAAAACACGAGTGACTATAAGATAG
- a CDS encoding SAV_2336 N-terminal domain-related protein — protein sequence MSNKFNQLIAALGKDLGLTGEEIADILWLTLQRQENGERKTHTTSQQSQQATASKPSNPTPANSNISEPPQIPSPTAAIYPETQSNKSQTSSESKALPLRIPDAPSLREPLTLAQALKPLMRRVDSGRKTVLDEKSTVERFAAEGICIPVLKSEPEPWLDVALVVDESKSMLIWRHTIWELKRLLEHYCVFRDVRTWGLVSDEDGEIYIRPGIGKAANQQRLASPRELIDPSSRRLVLVVSDCVAAIWRDGTVVNEAIKVWTNTQPVALIQMLPDSLWLRTGLGSGASVRLGSLTPGVANQNLFIKELLLWKDINNIEGEIKLPVLTLEPEVTLAWSQMVAGKSDAEASGFVFPSQVTSQVTSQKKVHPTKQPQTTQNQLSSQERVYRFRMTASPMARKLAGLLAAAPVMSLPVVRLIQETMLPKSRQVHVAEVFLGGLLKPLTPIETDTNPDTVQYDFMDDEIRGILLEDSPVRDSADVLDAVSKYVAGLLGKSLEEFVAVLKAPGERDDEQVKPFAVMAVKVLKQLGGDYKRFAEEIEKSSQVEIELRSAVGIDYTHLRNLLAAGKWKQADEETVRVILQAARQQKKGVLEVKDIDGFSCEDLKTVNQLWENYSKGRFGFGVQKQIYQSLGGTIEYDWQTWQDFGERIGWRRNSEWIDYTDFTFSVDAAIGHLPTWVNLFLLDVPGYRRGKIRSFLSRIETCHLSSFSPQIPTFEFDVITVNAQGLEIKREKRQATYYLENLEDNITLEMVAIPGGKFMMASPEGEGYESEKPQHEVTVQPFFIGKYPITQAQWRVVAALPQVNRELKPDPSGFKGDDFPVECVSWYDVVEFCARFSKKTGKDYRLPSEAEWEYACRARTTTPFHFGETLTDKLANYRANETFADEPKGEYREKTTSVGTFSPNAFGLYDMHGNVWEWCEDSWHENYQEAPTDGSAWHENENSKKQKADTDIGSRIGKIWKNIRGQKQEADFSDNDNRSLLRGGSWIIYPDYCRSAYRNYYNPAYDGNDIGFRVVCGGAAARTQ from the coding sequence ATGTCTAATAAATTTAATCAACTGATTGCAGCTTTAGGAAAAGATTTAGGATTAACCGGGGAAGAAATCGCCGATATTCTCTGGCTGACTCTTCAACGTCAGGAAAATGGCGAGAGAAAAACTCATACGACTTCACAACAATCACAACAAGCAACCGCATCAAAACCATCAAATCCTACCCCTGCAAACAGCAACATTTCTGAACCTCCCCAAATTCCTTCCCCGACAGCAGCAATTTATCCAGAAACTCAGTCCAATAAATCTCAAACTTCCTCTGAAAGTAAAGCGCTTCCCTTGCGTATACCGGATGCGCCTTCGCTGCGAGAACCCTTAACATTGGCGCAGGCGCTAAAACCTTTAATGCGTCGGGTTGATTCTGGAAGAAAAACGGTATTAGATGAGAAGAGTACAGTTGAGCGTTTTGCTGCTGAGGGAATTTGTATTCCCGTGCTGAAATCTGAACCAGAACCTTGGTTAGATGTGGCTTTGGTTGTTGATGAAAGCAAATCAATGCTGATTTGGCGACACACGATTTGGGAACTCAAACGACTACTGGAACATTATTGTGTTTTTCGGGATGTACGCACTTGGGGATTAGTCAGTGATGAAGATGGAGAAATCTATATTCGTCCGGGAATTGGAAAAGCAGCAAACCAGCAACGCCTTGCGAGTCCCCGCGAATTGATTGATCCAAGCAGTCGCCGTTTGGTTTTAGTGGTGAGTGATTGCGTCGCAGCTATTTGGCGTGATGGTACTGTTGTGAATGAGGCGATAAAAGTTTGGACGAATACTCAACCAGTGGCGCTGATCCAGATGTTACCCGATTCGTTGTGGTTAAGAACTGGTTTGGGTAGTGGTGCTTCGGTACGCTTGGGAAGTTTGACGCCTGGAGTCGCGAACCAAAACTTATTCATCAAAGAGCTTTTGTTGTGGAAGGATATCAATAATATAGAAGGCGAAATCAAACTCCCAGTTTTGACTTTAGAACCAGAGGTGACTTTGGCTTGGAGTCAAATGGTAGCAGGAAAAAGTGATGCGGAAGCTTCTGGGTTTGTTTTCCCCTCCCAAGTAACTTCGCAAGTCACTTCCCAAAAAAAAGTTCATCCCACCAAACAACCACAAACAACCCAAAATCAATTAAGTTCACAAGAGCGAGTGTATCGCTTTCGCATGACAGCTTCACCAATGGCGCGGAAATTAGCAGGGTTATTAGCCGCTGCACCAGTGATGAGTTTACCTGTGGTGCGACTCATTCAAGAAACCATGTTACCCAAGTCTCGCCAAGTTCATGTTGCAGAAGTTTTTTTGGGAGGTTTGTTAAAACCTTTAACGCCGATTGAGACAGATACCAATCCTGATACGGTGCAGTATGACTTTATGGATGATGAGATTCGGGGTATCTTGTTGGAAGATTCACCTGTCAGAGATTCGGCTGATGTCTTAGATGCTGTTTCTAAATATGTTGCAGGATTATTAGGGAAGTCTTTAGAAGAATTTGTCGCTGTTTTGAAAGCGCCGGGTGAGAGGGATGATGAACAAGTCAAGCCTTTTGCTGTGATGGCGGTTAAGGTTTTGAAACAGTTGGGTGGAGATTATAAGCGTTTTGCAGAAGAGATAGAAAAGTCTTCTCAAGTAGAGATTGAACTACGTTCTGCTGTGGGGATTGACTACACCCATTTGCGTAACTTACTCGCAGCAGGAAAATGGAAACAAGCTGATGAAGAAACAGTCAGAGTGATCCTTCAAGCAGCCAGACAACAAAAGAAAGGCGTTTTAGAAGTCAAAGATATAGATGGATTTTCTTGTGAAGACTTAAAGACTGTTAACCAACTCTGGGAAAATTACAGCAAGGGACGTTTCGGCTTCGGCGTTCAGAAGCAGATTTATCAAAGTCTTGGTGGTACTATTGAGTACGATTGGCAAACTTGGCAAGATTTTGGAGAACGTATCGGATGGCGTAGAAACAGTGAATGGATTGACTACACAGACTTTACTTTTTCTGTTGATGCTGCCATCGGACACTTACCGACTTGGGTTAACTTATTTCTTCTAGATGTACCTGGGTATAGGAGAGGAAAAATTAGAAGTTTCTTGTCTCGAATCGAGACTTGTCACCTGAGTTCCTTCTCACCTCAAATCCCAACTTTTGAGTTTGATGTTATCACAGTAAATGCTCAAGGACTGGAAATTAAACGAGAAAAACGCCAAGCTACTTATTACCTTGAAAATTTAGAAGATAATATCACCCTAGAAATGGTGGCTATCCCCGGTGGTAAATTTATGATGGCTTCGCCAGAAGGAGAAGGATATGAAAGCGAAAAACCTCAGCATGAAGTCACTGTTCAACCTTTCTTCATCGGTAAATATCCCATCACGCAAGCACAATGGCGAGTCGTAGCCGCATTACCCCAAGTAAACCGAGAGTTAAAGCCAGATCCATCTGGTTTTAAAGGTGATGACTTTCCTGTGGAATGCGTTTCCTGGTATGATGTAGTAGAGTTTTGTGCTAGATTTTCTAAAAAGACAGGAAAAGATTATCGACTTCCGAGCGAAGCGGAGTGGGAATACGCCTGTCGTGCTAGAACCACAACACCATTTCATTTTGGTGAAACTCTGACAGATAAGTTAGCAAATTACCGTGCCAACGAAACGTTTGCTGACGAACCAAAAGGTGAGTATCGAGAAAAAACTACATCTGTAGGAACTTTCTCCCCTAACGCCTTTGGTTTATACGATATGCATGGAAATGTGTGGGAATGGTGTGAAGACTCTTGGCATGAAAATTACCAGGAAGCGCCAACAGATGGAAGTGCTTGGCATGAAAATGAGAATTCCAAAAAACAAAAAGCTGATACTGATATAGGCTCAAGAATTGGTAAAATCTGGAAAAATATCAGAGGTCAAAAACAGGAAGCAGACTTTAGTGACAATGATAATCGTTCGCTGCTGCGCGGTGGTTCGTGGATCATCTATCCTGACTATTGCCGTTCTGCTTATCGCAACTACTACAACCCCGCCTACGACGGCAACGACATCGGTTTTCGCGTCGTCTGTGGTGGTGCGGCGGCGAGGACTCAGTAG
- a CDS encoding transposase family protein, whose amino-acid sequence MVQEILTDYELIVDSCEQPRERPGEYKEQKRYYYGKKKSHTFKNQIIVLPDGKDIVDVIVGRPGPKSDINVFRESRKGFDPNQKFKGDKAYEGEPFIKTPTKKAKKQELTLEQKEKNKELASERIFVEHLIRFIKIFRVASERFRLNPHKYEQIVMTICGLVRFRIGALVLPI is encoded by the coding sequence ATAGTTCAAGAAATTTTAACCGATTATGAACTGATAGTAGATAGTTGTGAACAGCCTAGAGAGCGACCTGGAGAGTATAAAGAACAAAAAAGATATTACTATGGTAAAAAGAAAAGCCATACATTTAAAAATCAAATTATTGTTTTACCAGATGGGAAAGATATTGTTGATGTAATTGTGGGAAGACCTGGGCCGAAAAGTGATATAAATGTATTTCGTGAAAGTCGCAAAGGCTTTGACCCTAATCAAAAGTTTAAGGGAGATAAAGCTTATGAAGGAGAACCATTCATTAAGACTCCCACGAAAAAGGCGAAAAAACAAGAATTAACTCTAGAGCAGAAAGAAAAAAATAAAGAGTTGGCATCTGAACGAATCTTTGTTGAACATTTAATTCGTTTCATTAAGATATTTAGAGTTGCCTCTGAAAGATTTCGACTAAATCCACATAAATACGAACAGATAGTCATGACTATTTGTGGACTTGTAAGATTCCGAATAGGAGCATTGGTTTTACCAATATAA
- a CDS encoding AAA family ATPase, producing MEDWRFFHGNGEQIMEDEVKEKLEHLKPPPWRRFSKKEDVPNDGRWEKLLNLAQEKDRNKRRGEIFRISRDANDVINAVNAAIYLRRPLLVTGKPGSGKTSLAYAIAYELNLGPVLSWGITARSTLQEGLYRYDAIARLQDAQQKEDQDIGKYITLGALGTAFLPSLLPRVLLIDEIDKSDINFPNDLLNIFEEGEFQIPELVRRAKSQGEDKQENNQEKRIFKVDTRDQDIDVDIVGGWVRCYAFPIIVMTSNGERDFPPAFKRRCVRVEMPEPKEEALKAIVKAHFKDEESLAQDAEAKINELIKEFLSDNKSDKNQNVERATDQLLNTIYLLTRDVSPKAADEKSIKDILLRSLNQ from the coding sequence ATGGAAGACTGGCGATTTTTTCATGGTAATGGCGAGCAAATAATGGAAGATGAGGTGAAAGAGAAATTAGAACATCTGAAACCTCCTCCTTGGCGACGCTTTAGTAAAAAAGAAGATGTTCCAAATGATGGACGCTGGGAAAAACTCCTGAATTTGGCGCAAGAAAAAGACAGGAATAAAAGAAGGGGTGAAATTTTTCGTATATCTCGTGACGCCAATGATGTTATAAATGCAGTTAACGCTGCTATTTATTTACGAAGACCTTTGCTAGTGACGGGTAAACCTGGTTCGGGTAAAACTTCTTTGGCTTATGCGATTGCCTATGAATTAAACCTAGGTCCAGTCTTATCTTGGGGAATCACCGCTCGTTCTACCTTACAGGAAGGTCTTTATCGTTATGATGCGATCGCCAGACTCCAAGATGCTCAACAAAAAGAAGACCAGGATATTGGTAAGTATATTACATTGGGCGCTTTGGGAACAGCTTTTTTACCTTCTTTGTTACCAAGAGTTCTCCTAATTGACGAAATCGATAAAAGCGATATTAATTTTCCCAACGATTTATTAAATATTTTTGAGGAGGGAGAGTTTCAGATTCCAGAGTTAGTCAGACGAGCAAAATCTCAAGGGGAAGATAAGCAAGAAAATAACCAAGAAAAGCGTATATTTAAAGTAGATACCCGAGACCAAGATATTGATGTTGACATTGTAGGGGGTTGGGTACGCTGCTATGCTTTCCCTATCATTGTGATGACGAGCAATGGAGAACGAGATTTTCCGCCAGCTTTTAAACGGCGATGCGTACGAGTAGAAATGCCAGAACCGAAAGAAGAAGCTCTCAAAGCAATTGTTAAAGCTCATTTTAAAGATGAGGAAAGCCTTGCTCAAGATGCTGAAGCAAAAATTAATGAGTTAATCAAAGAGTTTTTGTCAGATAATAAATCAGATAAAAATCAAAATGTTGAACGAGCGACAGACCAGTTATTGAATACAATTTATTTACTCACCCGTGATGTGAGTCCAAAAGCAGCGGATGAAAAGTCGATTAAAGATATTTTATTAAGAAGCTTAAATCAGTGA